In Drosophila bipectinata strain 14024-0381.07 chromosome 2R, DbipHiC1v2, whole genome shotgun sequence, one genomic interval encodes:
- the LOC108125139 gene encoding uncharacterized protein: MTSQIYNQKKFVPTPPEKGSFPLDHEGLCKKQFLLYASCLRRNAQDTSQCREDAQNYLACRMDNNLMEKTEWSKLGFHSDSKPVTEEKQDSSNSSHK; this comes from the coding sequence ATGACTTCACAGATCTACAACCAGAAGAAGTTCGTGCCCACGCCGCCCGAGAAGGGTTCCTTCCCCTTGGATCACGAAGGTCTCTGCAAGAAGCAGTTCCTGCTCTACGCCAGTTGTTTGCGAAGGAACGCCCAGGATACGAGCCAGTGCCGCGAGGACGCCCAGAACTACCTCGCCTGTCGCATGGACAACAATCTTATGGAAAAAACCGAGTGGTCAAAGTTGGGTTTTCACAGCGACAGCAAGCCGGTAACGGAAGAGAAACAAGACAGTAGTAATAGTTCACACAAATAA
- the Ppcdc gene encoding phosphopantothenoylcysteine decarboxylase yields MKPERNVILAATGSVATIKMSQLIKELSDESLPFKIHVKIIITESAKHFFELEQIPEHVPIYHNRDEWITWNKRGDPVLHIDLGKWADLLVIAPLSANSLSKIATGICDNLVMCVVRAWDLQKPLLFAPAMNTRMYDHPITREQIDKLISWGYKEIPCISKTLMCGDTGNGAMAEVPTIVQAVLAGFQLKN; encoded by the exons ATGAAACCAGAACGTAACGTGATCCTGGCGGCCACGGGCAGTGTGGCCACCATCAAAATGTCCCAATTAATTAAGGAGCTCTCCGACGAAAGCCTGCCCTTCAAAATCCATGTAAAAATCATCATTACAGAGTCGGCCAAGCACTTTTTTGAACTGGAGCAGATACCCGAGCATG TACCCATATACCACAACCGGGACGAGTGGATCACCTGGAACAAGCGAGGCGATCCAGTGCTGCACATTGACCTCGGAAAGTGGGCCGACCTACTGGTGATTGCCCCCCTCAGTGCCAACTCCCTCTCCAAAATAGCCACC GGGATTTGCGACAATCTGGTGATGTGCGTGGTGCGCGCTTGGGATCTGCAGAAGCCTCTTCTCTTTGCCCCCGCCATGAACACTCGGATGTACGACCATCCAATCACCAGGGAGCAGATCGACAAGCTAATCAGCTGGGGCTACAAGGAGATTCCCTGCATCTCCAAGACTCTGATGTGCGGAGACACAGGAAACGGGGCTATGGCGGAGGTGCCGACGATTGTACAGGCGGTGTTGGCTGGGTTTCAGTTAAAGAATTAG
- the CngB gene encoding cyclic nucleotide-gated channel rod photoreceptor subunit alpha isoform X1: MSSMARFRKVNRPSEELDPTASASLLKSSPNILENFAYEEFLQPNHSPLQRMATTPSSVAAVRSKPEPKFCDTLERHAFMKYVINPQPKSVRRYSSPGEKEAQVRRSLEEITKDVKEIEQFLSATEELLQKEKQQEEEQERALSANKENKSPSPIRRITYKINAYKAPPRRHRPGSPRFYQSRLYFRNGRIGCVESSENQNNVGATHALVKHILRHEKPLVSPDSVRRVLQPETFEMTPLPGAVPEIVPDPIAVQRAEELAAATGQVVLEDEEEEEAVEEPVQPVIDEDEQDVQICYNESPELQNEDRNVRAQGTPSINESEIVAVEADMETLEGMEAEHRKPSIAGSLDSQGQQFLRDQVRHLVRRFTARANKVKSRIELPPTPSSSSTASSPTPPPTKSLHPSPEHKVRLVPAGQSPHRGRLFVADTPRSNVWLSLCGANNDERTLDPQGKIYISWLCVVSLSFLYNAWVIPLRASFPFQTEANTNIWLACDFCADIIYLLDVVFFKHRVMYLFEGFWVKNKNLTRKNYMRKLQFKLDLLALLPLELFYLKLGTNAVWLRFPRFFKIQSFWEVFRLLDRVISSPHFVRVAKTLTYMLYMIHITAALYYAYSDYQGLGKNRWVFSGKGHPYVRCFAFATKTATSIGKNPKPERLGEYVFMTVAWLMGVFVFALLIGQIRDIISTATRNKHEYRQLEDETLEYMRRLNLSQEVQSRVKMWFQFTWEQQRTLDESNILDALPINLKTDIAISVHIQTLSKVQLFADCEEALLRDLVLKLRAVTFLPGDFVCRKGEVGREMYIVKLGQVQVMGGPGSDVVLATLTEGSVFGEISLLGINGADRRTADVRSKGYSNLFVLSKSDLNEVIAYYPNAQAILKKRARQLMRKNAAREREEERERARSALQADVVIGNPKTPETPPKLLQTVIQALPYESPAVVLITRGSKRLRRKRQSLQMETIVEPKMEVTGVAESTQEQRNLKPGRCSPDLLSSIQQELKSKHKFINLTDSEKALISQSANNSLEDMQVVDL; the protein is encoded by the exons ATGTCCAGCATGGCGCGCTTTCGCAAG GTGAACCGTCCGAGCGAGGAGCTCGATCCGACGGCGAGTGCATCTCTGCTAAAGTCATCCCCCAATATACTTGAGAACTTTGCCTACGAGGAGTTCCTGCAGCCGAATCACTCGCCTCTCCAGAGGATGGCCACCACACCCAGTTCCGTCGCAGCCGTCAGGTCGAAGCCGGAGCCCAAGTTTTGCGACACCCTGGAGCGACATGCCTTCATGAAGTACGTGATCAATCCCCAGCCCAAAAGCGTCCGCCGCTACTCCAGTCCGGGCGAGAAGGAGGCGCAGGTGCGACGCAGCCTGGAGGAAATCACCAAGGATGTGAAGGAGATCGAACAGTTCCTGAGCGCCACCGAGGAGCTGCTGCAAAAGGAGAagcagcaggaggaggagcaggagcggGCCTTGAGCGCCAATAAGGAGAACAAGTCCCCCAGTCCGATCCGTCGCATCACCTACAAGATCAATGCTTACAAAGCTCCACCCCGCAGGCATCGTCCTGGCAGTCCCAGGTTCTACCAGTCGAGGCTCTACTTTCGGAACGGTAGAATCGGCTGTGTGGAGTCCTCGGAAAACCAGAACAATGTGGGTGCCACCCACGCACTGGTCAAGCACATCCTACGGCACGAGAAGCCACTGGTTAGCCCGGATAGTGTGAGGAGAGTGCTCCAGCCGGAGACCTTCGAGATGACTCCTCTCCCAGGAGCCGTACCGGAGATTGTGCCGGATCCCATAGCCGTTCAGAGGGCTGAGGAGCTCGCTGCCGCCACAGGTCAGGTGGTGTTGGAGGAcgaggaagaggaggaggcTGTGGAGGAACCAGTGCAGCCGGTTATCGACGAAGACGAACAGGATGTGCAAATATGCTACAACGAGTCCCCGGAGCTCCAGAACGAAGATCGAAATGTACGTGCCCAGGGAACTCCCTCGATAAATGAAAGCGAAATCGTGGCAGTGGAGGCTGATATGGAAACTCTAGAGGGCATGGAGGCAGAGCATCGCAAGCCCAGCATTGCCGGTAGCTTGGACTCCCAGGGTCAGCAGTTCCTGCGCGACCAGGTTCGCCATCTGGTCCGACGCTTCACAGCCCGGGCCAACAAGGTCAAGTCTCGGATTGAGCTGCCACCCACTCCCTCGTCCAGTAGCACAGCCAGCTCGCCTACTCCGCCACCCACCAAGAGTCTGCATCCTTCGCCGGAGCACAAGGTGCGTCTGGTGCCGGCCGGTCAGTCCCCGCATCGGGGCAGGCTCTTCGTGGCGGACACTCCGCGCTCCAATGTCTGGCTAAGTTTGTGCGGCGCCAACAACGACGAGAGGACCCTGGATCCGCAGGGCAAGATCTACATCTCCTGGCTGTGTGTGGTCTCCCTATCGTTCCTCTACAATGCCTGGGTCATTCCGCTGCGCGCCTCCTTCCCATTCCAGACCGAGGCGAACACCAACATCTGGCTGGCCTGCGATTTCTGTGCCGATATCATTTATCTTTTGGATGTGGTGTTCTTCAAGCACCGGGTCATGTATCTCTTCGAGGGGTTCTGGGTGAAGAACAAGAATCTGACCAGGAAGAACTATATGAGAAAGCTTCAGTTTAAG CTGGATTTATTGGCCCTCCTCCCGCTGGAACTGTTCTATCTTAAACTGGGAACCAACGCTGTGTGGCTTCGTTTTCCACGTTTCTTCAAGATCCAAAGCTTCTGGGAAGTGTTTCGTCTCCTGGATCGGGTTATATCTTCACCCCATTTT GTGCGAGTGGCCAAAACCCTGACCTACATGCTGTACATGATCCACATCACAGCCGCCCTCTACTATGCCTACAGCGACTACCAGGGCCTGGGCAAGAACCGGTGGGTCTTTAGTGGCAAGGGGCATCCTTATGTTCGATGCTTCGCCTTCGCAACCAAAACGGCCACCTCCATAGGGAAGAATCCAAAGCCGGAGCGACTAGGAGAGTACGTTTTCATGACCGTGGCATGGTTGATGGGGGTCTTTGTCTTTGCCTTACTGATCGGACAGATCCGGGACATCATCTCCACGGCTACCCGGAATAAGCATGAGTATCGACAGCTGGAGGATGAGACCTTGGAGTACATGCGACGTCTTAATCTCTCTCAGGAAGTGCAGTCGAGGGTTAAAATGTGGTTTCAGTTCACCTGGGAGCAGCAACGAACTTTGG ATGAATCGAACATCCTGGATGCCTTACCCATTAACTTAAAAACCGACATCGCCATATCCGTGCACATTCAAACCCTCTCCAAGGTCCAACTTTTTGCTGATTGCGAGGAGGCCTTGCTCCGTGATCTGGTCCTGAAGTTGAGAGCCGTCACCTTCCTGCCCGGAGACTTTGTTTGCCGGAAAGGAGAGGTAGGGCGAGAGATGTACATCGTGAAACTGGGCCAAGTCCAGGTAATGGGTGGCCCTGGTAGCGACGTGGTTCTTGCCACCCTCACGGAAGGCTCCGTTTTCGGGGAGATCAGCCTGCTGGGCATCAATGGAGCCGACCGTAGGACAGCCGATGTGCGTTCCAAGGGCTACTCCAACCTCTTCGTGCTGTCCAAGTCCGACTTGAACGAGGTCATCGCCTACTATCCCAACGCCCAGGCCATTCTCAAGAAGCGGGCACGTCAGCTAATGAGAAAGAATGCTGCCAGGGAGCGGGAGGAGGAACGCGAGAGAGCACGCAGTGCTCTTCAGGCGGATGTGGTGATTGGTAATCCCAAGACACCGGAGACCCCACCGAAACTGCTACAGACGGTTATTCAGGCGCTTCCCTATGAATCACCCGCCGTGGTGCTCATAACCCGTGGTTCCAAGCGTTTGCGGCGCAAGCGGCAGTCTCTGCAGATGGAGACCATTGTGGAGCCCAAGATGGAGGTCACCGGCGTCGCAGAGTCTACGCAAGAGCAAAGGAATTTGAAGCCTGGACGATGTTCTCCCGATTTGCTCTCCTCCATCCAACAGGAGCTGAAGTCCAAACACAAGTTCATCAACCTCACGGACTCCGAGAAGGCGTTGATCAGCCAGTCGGCCAACAATTCCTTGGAGGACATGCAGGTGGTGGATCTCTAA
- the CngB gene encoding cyclic nucleotide-gated channel rod photoreceptor subunit alpha isoform X2 yields MATTPSSVAAVRSKPEPKFCDTLERHAFMKYVINPQPKSVRRYSSPGEKEAQVRRSLEEITKDVKEIEQFLSATEELLQKEKQQEEEQERALSANKENKSPSPIRRITYKINAYKAPPRRHRPGSPRFYQSRLYFRNGRIGCVESSENQNNVGATHALVKHILRHEKPLVSPDSVRRVLQPETFEMTPLPGAVPEIVPDPIAVQRAEELAAATGQVVLEDEEEEEAVEEPVQPVIDEDEQDVQICYNESPELQNEDRNVRAQGTPSINESEIVAVEADMETLEGMEAEHRKPSIAGSLDSQGQQFLRDQVRHLVRRFTARANKVKSRIELPPTPSSSSTASSPTPPPTKSLHPSPEHKVRLVPAGQSPHRGRLFVADTPRSNVWLSLCGANNDERTLDPQGKIYISWLCVVSLSFLYNAWVIPLRASFPFQTEANTNIWLACDFCADIIYLLDVVFFKHRVMYLFEGFWVKNKNLTRKNYMRKLQFKLDLLALLPLELFYLKLGTNAVWLRFPRFFKIQSFWEVFRLLDRVISSPHFVRVAKTLTYMLYMIHITAALYYAYSDYQGLGKNRWVFSGKGHPYVRCFAFATKTATSIGKNPKPERLGEYVFMTVAWLMGVFVFALLIGQIRDIISTATRNKHEYRQLEDETLEYMRRLNLSQEVQSRVKMWFQFTWEQQRTLDESNILDALPINLKTDIAISVHIQTLSKVQLFADCEEALLRDLVLKLRAVTFLPGDFVCRKGEVGREMYIVKLGQVQVMGGPGSDVVLATLTEGSVFGEISLLGINGADRRTADVRSKGYSNLFVLSKSDLNEVIAYYPNAQAILKKRARQLMRKNAAREREEERERARSALQADVVIGNPKTPETPPKLLQTVIQALPYESPAVVLITRGSKRLRRKRQSLQMETIVEPKMEVTGVAESTQEQRNLKPGRCSPDLLSSIQQELKSKHKFINLTDSEKALISQSANNSLEDMQVVDL; encoded by the exons ATGGCCACCACACCCAGTTCCGTCGCAGCCGTCAGGTCGAAGCCGGAGCCCAAGTTTTGCGACACCCTGGAGCGACATGCCTTCATGAAGTACGTGATCAATCCCCAGCCCAAAAGCGTCCGCCGCTACTCCAGTCCGGGCGAGAAGGAGGCGCAGGTGCGACGCAGCCTGGAGGAAATCACCAAGGATGTGAAGGAGATCGAACAGTTCCTGAGCGCCACCGAGGAGCTGCTGCAAAAGGAGAagcagcaggaggaggagcaggagcggGCCTTGAGCGCCAATAAGGAGAACAAGTCCCCCAGTCCGATCCGTCGCATCACCTACAAGATCAATGCTTACAAAGCTCCACCCCGCAGGCATCGTCCTGGCAGTCCCAGGTTCTACCAGTCGAGGCTCTACTTTCGGAACGGTAGAATCGGCTGTGTGGAGTCCTCGGAAAACCAGAACAATGTGGGTGCCACCCACGCACTGGTCAAGCACATCCTACGGCACGAGAAGCCACTGGTTAGCCCGGATAGTGTGAGGAGAGTGCTCCAGCCGGAGACCTTCGAGATGACTCCTCTCCCAGGAGCCGTACCGGAGATTGTGCCGGATCCCATAGCCGTTCAGAGGGCTGAGGAGCTCGCTGCCGCCACAGGTCAGGTGGTGTTGGAGGAcgaggaagaggaggaggcTGTGGAGGAACCAGTGCAGCCGGTTATCGACGAAGACGAACAGGATGTGCAAATATGCTACAACGAGTCCCCGGAGCTCCAGAACGAAGATCGAAATGTACGTGCCCAGGGAACTCCCTCGATAAATGAAAGCGAAATCGTGGCAGTGGAGGCTGATATGGAAACTCTAGAGGGCATGGAGGCAGAGCATCGCAAGCCCAGCATTGCCGGTAGCTTGGACTCCCAGGGTCAGCAGTTCCTGCGCGACCAGGTTCGCCATCTGGTCCGACGCTTCACAGCCCGGGCCAACAAGGTCAAGTCTCGGATTGAGCTGCCACCCACTCCCTCGTCCAGTAGCACAGCCAGCTCGCCTACTCCGCCACCCACCAAGAGTCTGCATCCTTCGCCGGAGCACAAGGTGCGTCTGGTGCCGGCCGGTCAGTCCCCGCATCGGGGCAGGCTCTTCGTGGCGGACACTCCGCGCTCCAATGTCTGGCTAAGTTTGTGCGGCGCCAACAACGACGAGAGGACCCTGGATCCGCAGGGCAAGATCTACATCTCCTGGCTGTGTGTGGTCTCCCTATCGTTCCTCTACAATGCCTGGGTCATTCCGCTGCGCGCCTCCTTCCCATTCCAGACCGAGGCGAACACCAACATCTGGCTGGCCTGCGATTTCTGTGCCGATATCATTTATCTTTTGGATGTGGTGTTCTTCAAGCACCGGGTCATGTATCTCTTCGAGGGGTTCTGGGTGAAGAACAAGAATCTGACCAGGAAGAACTATATGAGAAAGCTTCAGTTTAAG CTGGATTTATTGGCCCTCCTCCCGCTGGAACTGTTCTATCTTAAACTGGGAACCAACGCTGTGTGGCTTCGTTTTCCACGTTTCTTCAAGATCCAAAGCTTCTGGGAAGTGTTTCGTCTCCTGGATCGGGTTATATCTTCACCCCATTTT GTGCGAGTGGCCAAAACCCTGACCTACATGCTGTACATGATCCACATCACAGCCGCCCTCTACTATGCCTACAGCGACTACCAGGGCCTGGGCAAGAACCGGTGGGTCTTTAGTGGCAAGGGGCATCCTTATGTTCGATGCTTCGCCTTCGCAACCAAAACGGCCACCTCCATAGGGAAGAATCCAAAGCCGGAGCGACTAGGAGAGTACGTTTTCATGACCGTGGCATGGTTGATGGGGGTCTTTGTCTTTGCCTTACTGATCGGACAGATCCGGGACATCATCTCCACGGCTACCCGGAATAAGCATGAGTATCGACAGCTGGAGGATGAGACCTTGGAGTACATGCGACGTCTTAATCTCTCTCAGGAAGTGCAGTCGAGGGTTAAAATGTGGTTTCAGTTCACCTGGGAGCAGCAACGAACTTTGG ATGAATCGAACATCCTGGATGCCTTACCCATTAACTTAAAAACCGACATCGCCATATCCGTGCACATTCAAACCCTCTCCAAGGTCCAACTTTTTGCTGATTGCGAGGAGGCCTTGCTCCGTGATCTGGTCCTGAAGTTGAGAGCCGTCACCTTCCTGCCCGGAGACTTTGTTTGCCGGAAAGGAGAGGTAGGGCGAGAGATGTACATCGTGAAACTGGGCCAAGTCCAGGTAATGGGTGGCCCTGGTAGCGACGTGGTTCTTGCCACCCTCACGGAAGGCTCCGTTTTCGGGGAGATCAGCCTGCTGGGCATCAATGGAGCCGACCGTAGGACAGCCGATGTGCGTTCCAAGGGCTACTCCAACCTCTTCGTGCTGTCCAAGTCCGACTTGAACGAGGTCATCGCCTACTATCCCAACGCCCAGGCCATTCTCAAGAAGCGGGCACGTCAGCTAATGAGAAAGAATGCTGCCAGGGAGCGGGAGGAGGAACGCGAGAGAGCACGCAGTGCTCTTCAGGCGGATGTGGTGATTGGTAATCCCAAGACACCGGAGACCCCACCGAAACTGCTACAGACGGTTATTCAGGCGCTTCCCTATGAATCACCCGCCGTGGTGCTCATAACCCGTGGTTCCAAGCGTTTGCGGCGCAAGCGGCAGTCTCTGCAGATGGAGACCATTGTGGAGCCCAAGATGGAGGTCACCGGCGTCGCAGAGTCTACGCAAGAGCAAAGGAATTTGAAGCCTGGACGATGTTCTCCCGATTTGCTCTCCTCCATCCAACAGGAGCTGAAGTCCAAACACAAGTTCATCAACCTCACGGACTCCGAGAAGGCGTTGATCAGCCAGTCGGCCAACAATTCCTTGGAGGACATGCAGGTGGTGGATCTCTAA
- the HmgZ gene encoding high mobility group protein Z isoform X1, with translation MSGERPKRPLSAYMLWLNENREQIKKDNPGSKVTDIAKRGGELWRGLKDKSEWEQKAIKMKEDYNKAVKEYEANGGTDSGAPKKRKKQAAKPAKKAKKKESSEEEEEDESE, from the exons ATGAGTGGAGAGCGCCCGAAGCGTCCTTTGTCAGCCTACATGCTGTGGCTCAACGAGAACCGCGAACAGATCAAGAAGGATAACCCCGGCAGCAAGGTGACAGACATCGCCAAGCGAGGTGGCGAGCTCTGGCGTGGACTGAAAGACAAATCC GAGTGGGAACAGAAGGCCATCAAGATGAAGGAGGACTACAACAAGGCGGTGAAGGAGTACGAGGCCAATGGTGGCACCGATTCGGGGGCGCCCAAGAAGCGAAAGAAGCAGGCCGCCAAGCCCGCCAAGAAGGCCAAGAAGAAAGAGTCctccgaggaggaggaggaggacgagagCGAGTAG
- the HmgZ gene encoding uncharacterized protein HmgZ isoform X3 — MKSCQEEKQDGECTSYGITHPSYKYVEYYGWYSQEQRNGILWIRILLSVPHTQYTPCECSLKEKLPNFR, encoded by the exons ATGAAAAGTTGCCAAGAAGAGAAACAGGACGGAGAATGCACTTCATATG GTATAACCCATCCCAGTTATAAATATGTGGAATACTATGGATGGTATTCCCAGGAACAGAGAA ATGGCATTTTGTGGATAAGGATTCTGCTGAGCGTTCCTCATACCCAGTACACCCCATGTGAGTG CAGCTTGAAAGAGAAGCTACCGAATTTCCGTTga
- the HmgZ gene encoding uncharacterized protein HmgZ isoform X2 gives MKSCQEEKQDGECTSYGITHPSYKYVEYYGWYSQEQRNGILWIRILLSVPHTQYTPCEWQGKPRRPCSML, from the exons ATGAAAAGTTGCCAAGAAGAGAAACAGGACGGAGAATGCACTTCATATG GTATAACCCATCCCAGTTATAAATATGTGGAATACTATGGATGGTATTCCCAGGAACAGAGAA ATGGCATTTTGTGGATAAGGATTCTGCTGAGCGTTCCTCATACCCAGTACACCCCATGTGAGTG GCAAGGCAAACCCAGGCGGCCATGTTCAATGCTCTGA
- the LOC108125144 gene encoding uncharacterized protein yields the protein MSNTARATVPFRFTDERTLVFVILYGREPCLWNKKQYLQRARNAAYRRIQTGINSVTEPHEAHLTVQGVKMKIKNLRSAYHQELKKIRLNPEYQPKTPWFGPLHEFLGEFIDTNELSSPDTPPLKRLQIRLTRVKPIKIHPEVKLESEEVVCPETRSEPSTTFTVLPMPMAMSVDNPPTPPDSLSKILETNWVPPPVSVQITEPIPAGCSASEKGEVLGSTQGSVTGTGLGLGVGMRGEDEFTFFGLSVAAQLRNMPLANAMVMQSKIQYMLAVERRKISGHSTDVNIFK from the exons ATGTCCAACACAGCCAGGGCCACGGTTCCGTTTCGGTTCACGGATGAACGTACCCTGGTATTCGTAATACTCTATGGCCGGGAACCGTGTCTTTGGAACAAGAAACAGTATTTGCAGCGAGCTCGAAACGCCGCCTATCGTCGCATACAGACGGGGATCAATTCCGTTACTGAGCCCCACGAAGCTCACCTTACAGTTCAGGGCGTTAAGATGAAGATTAAGAACTTGCGAAGTGCTTATCACCAGGAGCTTAAGAAGATCAGATTGAATCCCGAATACCAGCCGAAAACCCCATGGTTCGGGCCACTTCACGAGTTCCTCGGCGAATTCATTGATACG AACGAATTGTCATCGCCCGATACACCTCCGCTGAAGCGTTTGCAGATCCGCCTAACCAGGGTAAAGCCCATTAAGATCCATCCTGAGGTCAAGCTCGAATCCGAGGAGGTCGTGTGCCCGGAGACACGATCGGAACCCTCGACCACATTCACTGTTCTCCCAATGCCGATGGCCATGAGTGTGGATAACCCACCCACTCCTCCTGATTCTTTGTCAAAGATTTTGGAAACTAACTGGGTTCCACCTCCGGTTTCTGTCCAGATAACGGAACCTATTCCAGCTGGATGTTCCGCCTCGGAAAAGGGCGAGGTTTTGGGAAGCACACAGGGATCTGTGACTGGAACGGGACTGGGACTCGGAGTGGGAATGCGCGGCGAGGACGAGTTCACCTTCTTCGGATTAAGTGTAGCTGCCCAGCTCCGTAATATGCCACTGGCCAATGCCATGGTCATGCAGTCGAAGATCCAGTACATGCTGGCCGTGGAAAGACGTAAGATCTCGGGTCATTCCACAGACgtgaacatttttaaatag
- the HmgD gene encoding high mobility group protein D, protein MADKPKRPLSAYMLWLNSARDSIKRENPGIKVTEVAKKGGELWRAMKDKSEWEAKAAKAKDDYDRAVKEFEANGGSSAANGGAKKRAKPAKKASKKSKKDESDEDDDDESE, encoded by the exons ATGGCCGACAAACCAAAACGCCCACTCTCCGCCTACATGCTGTGGCTCAACAGTGCCCGTGACTCCATCAAGAGGGAAAACCCCGGCATTAAGGTTACCGAGGTGGCCAAGAAGGGAGGTGAATTATGGCGGGCAATGAAGGACAAGTCT GAGTGGGAGGCCAAGGCTGCCAAGGCCAAGGATGACTACGATCGGGCCGTTAAGGAGTTCGAGGCCAATGGTGGCAGCAGTGCTGCCAACGGCGGTGCCAAGAAGCGCGCGAAACCCGCGAAAAAGGCATCGAAGAAGAGCAAGAAGGATGAGTCCGatgaggatgatgatgatgaaagCGAGTAG
- the Tango11 gene encoding transport and Golgi organization protein 11 isoform X2: MTHSPSVFPHHFMLEMLTTGSASKRSQLNLQQQHYNNLDSSILSQREGTPMGELTPHEEILYLRRQLAKLNRRVLNIEINNEQRTQREKIVYCLGLAYFVLKTIFWLNRN; the protein is encoded by the exons ATGACACATTCCCCATCTGTATTCCCCCATCATTTTATGCTCGAAAtg TTGACCACGGGCAGCGCCAGCAAGCGCTCGCAGCTGAatctccagcagcagcattaCAACAACCTGGACTCATCCATACTGTCTCAGCGCGAGGGCACACCCATGGGCGAGCTGACGCCCCACGAGGAGATCCTCTATCTGCGCCGGCAGCTGGCCAAGCTCAATCGCCGGGTGCTCAACATCGAGATCAACAATGAGCAGCGAACGCAGCGCGAGAAAATCGTCTACTGCCTGGGACTGGCCTACTTTGTGCTAAAGACAATATTCTGGCTGAATCGCAACTAA
- the Tango11 gene encoding transport and Golgi organization protein 11 isoform X1, whose product MATPQSPTPMFNGLDEDLYSEAKFAHEINDKMRVPKRIKATGEYSDEDLLLSNQNGLISSWNYHDKIDMNVPDRIVVLGHNQHLETRSAPREIQLENSILPKNPSSGLVRVQTPPRVITLTDHHFPSASEENSPIHANGRHLYLDEEDDDEAGHPATHYVRANGAARMGFHANDTHSVESDSQLTTGSASKRSQLNLQQQHYNNLDSSILSQREGTPMGELTPHEEILYLRRQLAKLNRRVLNIEINNEQRTQREKIVYCLGLAYFVLKTIFWLNRN is encoded by the exons ATGGCTACCCCCCAGTCGCCGACGCCCATGTTCAATGGCCTGGACGAGGATCTGTACAGCGAGGCAAAGTTCGCCCACGAAATCAATGACAAGATGCGGGTACCGAAACGCATCAAAGCCACCGGAGAGTACTCGGACGAGGACCTTTTGCTGTCCAACCAGAACGGGCTTATCAGCTCGTGGAACTACCATGACAAGATTGATATGAATGTGCCGGACAGGATCGTCGTGCTGGGCCACAATCAGCACCTTGAGACGCGCTCAGCGCCGCGAGAAATCCAGCTGGAGAACTCCATTCTGCCCAAGAATCCCTCCTCGGGATTGGTGCGCGTCCAGACCCCACCGCGTGTCATCACCCTCACCGATCATCATTTCCCTTCGGCCTCCGAAGAGAATTCGCCTATTCACGCCAACGGGCGACATCTCTACCTAGACGAGGAGGACGATGACGAGGCTGGACATCCAGCCACCCACTATGTTAGAGCCAATGGAGCCGCTCGTATGGGCTTCCATGCCAACGATACCCACTCGGTGGAGTCGGATTCGCAG TTGACCACGGGCAGCGCCAGCAAGCGCTCGCAGCTGAatctccagcagcagcattaCAACAACCTGGACTCATCCATACTGTCTCAGCGCGAGGGCACACCCATGGGCGAGCTGACGCCCCACGAGGAGATCCTCTATCTGCGCCGGCAGCTGGCCAAGCTCAATCGCCGGGTGCTCAACATCGAGATCAACAATGAGCAGCGAACGCAGCGCGAGAAAATCGTCTACTGCCTGGGACTGGCCTACTTTGTGCTAAAGACAATATTCTGGCTGAATCGCAACTAA